From a single Pelodiscus sinensis isolate JC-2024 chromosome 4, ASM4963464v1, whole genome shotgun sequence genomic region:
- the LOC106732767 gene encoding serine protease 27-like isoform X1, producing MPLPPALPPPAGSCAPGAGCLWAMAAACCPLPALLLLLELPWLEACKQPVGLPRIVGGSDAKNGSWPWQVSLRDGSKHICGGSLIAESWVVAAAHCFKKDKSAYMVNLGEYQLLNPSESVRSSSIKNIYIHPSYTDLGSSGDIALVELGTPVSFSRVIFPVCLPASSVEFPTGLPCWVTGWGDTQHGVSLAAPQTLQEAEVPLIGRDACNSLFSSASYPEDPEEANPIKDDMISAGYSQGGKDSCQGDSGGPLVCEWDSAWLLAGVVSWGVECGRPNRPGVYTLLPPYADWIQSHIPTASFTVRVSWASAAPPRPLASAGLLLATAVSWLL from the exons ATGCCCCTCCCGCCAGCGCTCCCTCCCCCGGCCGGATCCTGCGCCCCGGGTGCTGGATGCCTCTGGGCCATGGCAGCCGCCTGCTGCCCGCTGcccgctctgctgctgctgctcgagCTGCCCTGGCTGGAAG CATGTAAGCAGCCAGTGGGGCTGCCCCGCATCGTGGGGGGCAGCGATGCTAAGAATGGGTCCTGGCCCTGGCAGGTCAGCCTCCGCGACGGCAGCAAGCACATCTGCGGAGGGTCCCTCATCGCTGAGAGCTGGGTGGTGGCGGCAGCTCATTGCTTCAAGAA AGACAAATCTGCCTACATGGTGAACCTGGGGGAGTATCAGCTCCTGAACCCCTCTGAGAGTGTGCGATCCTCTTCCATCAAGAATATCTACATCCACCCCAGCTACACCGATCTCGGCTCCAGCGGGGACATCGCCCTGGTTGAGCTGGGAACCCCTGTGAGCTTCAGCCGCGTTATCTTCCCCGTGTGCCTTCCGGCCTCCTCGGTGGAGTTCCCCACCGGTCTGCCGTGCTGGGTGACCGGCTGGGGGGACACGCAGCACGGAG TgagcctggcagccccccagaccctgcaggAGGCAGAGGTGCCGCTGATAGGCAGAGACGCCTGCAACAGCCTCTTCAGCTCCGCCTCCTACCCCGAGGACCCGGAGGAGGCCAACCCCATCAAGGACGACATGATCAGCGCCGGGTACTCGCAAGGGGGGAAAGATTCCTGCCAG GGTGACTCGGGGGGCCCCCTGGTCTGCGAATGGGACAGCGCGTGGCTCCTGGCCGGGGTGGTGAGCTGGGGCGTGGAATGCGGGCGCCCCAACCGCCCGGGGGTCTACACCCTGCTGCCCCCCTACGCCGACTGGATCCAAAGCCACATCCCCACGGCCTCCTTCACCGTGCGCGTCTCCTGGGCCTCGGCGGCCCCCCCACGGCCCCTTGCCTCCGCCGGACTCCTCCTGGCCACGGCTGTGTCCTGGCTCCTGTGA
- the LOC106732767 gene encoding prostasin-like isoform X2, translated as MAAACCPLPALLLLLELPWLEACKQPVGLPRIVGGSDAKNGSWPWQVSLRDGSKHICGGSLIAESWVVAAAHCFKKDKSAYMVNLGEYQLLNPSESVRSSSIKNIYIHPSYTDLGSSGDIALVELGTPVSFSRVIFPVCLPASSVEFPTGLPCWVTGWGDTQHGVSLAAPQTLQEAEVPLIGRDACNSLFSSASYPEDPEEANPIKDDMISAGYSQGGKDSCQGDSGGPLVCEWDSAWLLAGVVSWGVECGRPNRPGVYTLLPPYADWIQSHIPTASFTVRVSWASAAPPRPLASAGLLLATAVSWLL; from the exons ATGGCAGCCGCCTGCTGCCCGCTGcccgctctgctgctgctgctcgagCTGCCCTGGCTGGAAG CATGTAAGCAGCCAGTGGGGCTGCCCCGCATCGTGGGGGGCAGCGATGCTAAGAATGGGTCCTGGCCCTGGCAGGTCAGCCTCCGCGACGGCAGCAAGCACATCTGCGGAGGGTCCCTCATCGCTGAGAGCTGGGTGGTGGCGGCAGCTCATTGCTTCAAGAA AGACAAATCTGCCTACATGGTGAACCTGGGGGAGTATCAGCTCCTGAACCCCTCTGAGAGTGTGCGATCCTCTTCCATCAAGAATATCTACATCCACCCCAGCTACACCGATCTCGGCTCCAGCGGGGACATCGCCCTGGTTGAGCTGGGAACCCCTGTGAGCTTCAGCCGCGTTATCTTCCCCGTGTGCCTTCCGGCCTCCTCGGTGGAGTTCCCCACCGGTCTGCCGTGCTGGGTGACCGGCTGGGGGGACACGCAGCACGGAG TgagcctggcagccccccagaccctgcaggAGGCAGAGGTGCCGCTGATAGGCAGAGACGCCTGCAACAGCCTCTTCAGCTCCGCCTCCTACCCCGAGGACCCGGAGGAGGCCAACCCCATCAAGGACGACATGATCAGCGCCGGGTACTCGCAAGGGGGGAAAGATTCCTGCCAG GGTGACTCGGGGGGCCCCCTGGTCTGCGAATGGGACAGCGCGTGGCTCCTGGCCGGGGTGGTGAGCTGGGGCGTGGAATGCGGGCGCCCCAACCGCCCGGGGGTCTACACCCTGCTGCCCCCCTACGCCGACTGGATCCAAAGCCACATCCCCACGGCCTCCTTCACCGTGCGCGTCTCCTGGGCCTCGGCGGCCCCCCCACGGCCCCTTGCCTCCGCCGGACTCCTCCTGGCCACGGCTGTGTCCTGGCTCCTGTGA